The nucleotide window CATTTCCGCTTTTTTCCAAAAAAGAAAACCCCATTTCACCGGTTCGTGAGCGCGCACCTTAAATTAACAGGGGTTCCCCCCCCCCGCCCCCACCCGACTGCCTGAACGACTCAGTCCCGTCATTGCAAGAGTTGATCGAGTTCCAGGGAAAGAATTGAGCCAGGCCGGAGACTCGCGCCTACTGCCATTCACTTAAGACGGCAAACATGCATTTCGGCACTCGCGTCAGGTTTTCTTGCAGTCAAGATGCCTGCGCTACAACGGGTCCGCATGGAGCGCATTCTTTCAGCTTGCCAAGGCATGTGTTGCGTCGAGCGCTAAGTGAAAGGCATTAGACCCCTGCCTCCGGCACTGGCTCGTTCTTGTTCAGGTTCTTTCTAAAAGAGCACGCCGACTCCGAACAGGCCGGCTACGTTATGCGCTCCGTCAATATCCCCTTCATCAATGAAGAGGTAGCGATAATTGAACTCCGCGAAGAGGTTGATGTTGTCAGCGATATAGAATTTCACGCCCGCCTGGCCGCCTGCCTGAGGACTGAAATCATCCTCATCATCCACCTCGACGTACGAGCCGCCTCCGCCGACTCCAATATACGGAACTACCGTGCTGCCTTCTGTGACAAAGTTGTAGTTCAAGAAACCATCGGCGGCAATGGCGGCATTGTCCGTATCGAAATTATATGCGCCGGTTATCCCTACCCCTGCTTGCCACTCTCTTGTCATGTAGGTCGACAACCTCAGGCCAAT belongs to Candidatus Abyssobacteria bacterium SURF_5 and includes:
- a CDS encoding P44/Msp2 family outer membrane protein is translated as MKKTFLILLISLLFVPAFVSDAYAVQQEGDVELAVVAASVSYLELDVDDDDGALVLEDVDIEDEQTQLLIGLRLSTYMTREWQAGVGITGAYNFDTDNAAIAADGFLNYNFVTEGSTVVPYIGVGGGGSYVEVDDEDDFSPQAGGQAGVKFYIADNINLFAEFNYRYLFIDEGDIDGAHNVAGLFGVGVLF